A genomic stretch from Halichoerus grypus chromosome 7, mHalGry1.hap1.1, whole genome shotgun sequence includes:
- the LOC118542676 gene encoding uncharacterized protein LOC118542676 isoform X1 → MTAIFPCDSESGMRPSLQGVLAALSMLDDGDDDDGGGRGDESGGDDGGDGDEGGSDGDHGGSDGDDGDDGDGGDNGGGGDEGGSDGDDGGDDGDGGGGGGGDDGSDEGGGDDGDEGGSDGDDGGGDGDHGDGDDGGGDSDDGGDEGGGDDGDDGDDKVVVVAMTVVVLMVKTKVKVNSSGNCEDSSYHLLSTCSVARYGQVLYGLWLK, encoded by the coding sequence ATGACAGCTATCTTCCCCTGTGATTCAGAGTCGGGCATGAGGCCAAGTCTTCAAGGTGTTCTGGCTGCACTCTCTATGctagatgatggtgatgatgatgatggtggtggtcgtggtgatgaaagtggtggtgatgatggtggtgatggtgatgaaggtggtagtgatggtgatcatggtggtagtgatggtgatgatggtgatgatggtgatggtggtgataatggtggtggtggtgatgaaggtggtagtgatggtgatgacggtggtgatgatggtgatggtggcggtggtggtggtggtgatgatggcagtgatgaaggtggtggtgatgatggtgatgaaggtggtagtgatggtgatgatggtggtggtgatggtgatcacggtgatggtgatgatggtggtggtgacagtgatgatggtggtgatgaaggtggtggtgatgatggtgatgatggtgatgataaggtggtggtggtggcgatGACGGTGGTTGTGTTAATGGTGAAGACGAAGGTGAAGGTTAACAGTTCTGGTAACTGTGAGGACAGCAGCTACCATCTGCTGAGCACCTGCAGTGTGGCCAGGTATGGCCAGGTGCTTTATGGCCTTTGGCTTAAGTGA
- the LOC118542676 gene encoding uncharacterized protein LOC118542676 isoform X2, with protein sequence MMVMMMMVVVVVMKVVVMMVVMVMKVVVMVIMVVVMVMMVMMVMVVIMVVVVMKVVVMVMTVVMMVMVAVVVVVMMAVMKVVVMMVMKVVVMVMMVVVMVITVMVMMVVVTVMMVVMKVVVMMVMMVMIRWWWWR encoded by the coding sequence atgatggtgatgatgatgatggtggtggtcgtggtgatgaaagtggtggtgatgatggtggtgatggtgatgaaggtggtagtgatggtgatcatggtggtagtgatggtgatgatggtgatgatggtgatggtggtgataatggtggtggtggtgatgaaggtggtagtgatggtgatgacggtggtgatgatggtgatggtggcggtggtggtggtggtgatgatggcagtgatgaaggtggtggtgatgatggtgatgaaggtggtagtgatggtgatgatggtggtggtgatggtgatcacggtgatggtgatgatggtggtggtgacagtgatgatggtggtgatgaaggtggtggtgatgatggtgatgatggtgatgataaggtggtggtggtggcgatGA